AGTCGACCGGGCGCCGGTTGTCCGGGTCGGTGAGTGACCGATCCCAGAACTCGGTGCCTTGGTAGACGTCCGGTACGCCCGGCATGGTCAGTTGGACTATCTTTGCCGACAATGAGTTGGACGTCCCATACGGGTCCACGAGGGCAACGAACTCTTCCAGGGCGGTCGTCACCTCCGGCACGTCGAAGACGGCGTCGACGGCGGAAGCCAGCTTCGCTTCGAAGCCCTCGTTCGGCTCTGTCCAGTTGGTGGAGTTGCCGGCTTCGCGTGCAGCCTTGACGACATAGCCCTTGAGGCGTTCCCGGCTGGCCGGCCAGGCACCCGCGATGGCTTGCCATACGAGGACGGCGAGCGGCCCGTCGGGAATCGGAGCCAGTTCCTGCATACGATCCACGAATGCTTCCCATTCGTCGACCGCCTCGGAGATAGCGGAGATCCTGGCCCGGGTGTCTTCGCTGCGTTTGGTGTCGTGGGTGGTCAGTGTGGTCATGGACAGCGGCAGCAGTGCCTGGCGACGTACCATCCGCTCGTGGAATCTGGCCCCGGACAAGGCGAATTCCGTGGGATCCGCTCCAACCTCGGTCAGCGTCCCAAGGCGCGTGTAACGGAAGAACGCAGTGTCTTCCACGCCCTTGGCCATGACCATGCCGGAGGTCTGCTGGAAGCGGCGGCCCAGTTCGCTCCCGGCGTCGAGCAGCAGCGGAAGCAGGGCCTTGAGGGTCTGTTCCAACTCCGGCCTGGTGCGGGCAGCGCGTTCAACGGCCTCAACCAAGGTGTCTTTTCCGTACGGGAGATAGCTCCGGTAGACATGAAACGAGGCAATGGTCTCGGCCAGGGCGTCTGCCACGTCCGGACGGCGCATCTTCGGAGAGTCCGGGACGAGCCGCGCGAGCCGCAGGATTTCCGAATGCAGGATGCCGTCCGTGATACGCCGCTTGGTGCCGTGGATCACGGCCTGGTAATCGACGGGCGAGCCCGTGCCCCGCAGCCTGGCGTCCAACGCATCAAGCCGCACCTCGGCGTCGGGATCCACGAAAAGGCGGTCGACGTCGGCGAGGGCGTCGTAGCCTGTGGTCCCCTCACAGTTGAAGTTCTCCGGAAGCTCCTCCCCTGGCTCGAGGATCTTCTCGACGAGCAGATAGGATCCGGCCGTGGTTTCCTTGAGGCGCTCCAGGTACCCGGCAGGGTCCGCGAGGCCGTCCGGGTGATCGATCCTCAACCCGTCAACAAGCCCGTCACGGAACCATCGGGCGATCTCCGCGTGGGCTTCATCGTAGACCCATGGGATTTCGACGCGGATCCCGGCCAGGGTGTTGACCGCGAAGAAGCGCCGGTAATTCAGTTCGTCGTCAGCCCGGCGCCAGCCGACCAGCTCGTAGTGCTGGCGCGCATGGACGTCCCCGGCATCGTCACCCGCGGCATAGCTGCCTTCGGCCAGCGGGAAGCGGTGGTCGAAGTAGCGCAATTCGCCGTCGACCACTTCCAGCTTGTCGAGGTCGTCGTCGCTTCCGAGGACCGGGAGCCGGAGTTTTCCGCCGCCGAAGTCCCAGTCGACGTCGAACGCTTCCGCATAGCGGGAGGCCTTTCCCTCTCTGAGGAGGGACCACCACCAAGCATTTTGCGGGGGCGACGCAACGCCCATGTGGTTCGGGACGATATCCACCAGGACCCCGAGCCCGGCTTCCCGTGCTGCCTTGGAGAGCGCGGCGAGCCCTTCTGCGCCGCCGCGCGAAGCATCTACGGTTGAGGGGTCGGTGACGTCGTAACCGTGGTCCGAGCCTTCCTCCGCCGTCAGGATGGGTGACAGATACACCCAATCCACCCCGAGCTCACGCAGATAGCCCGTGAGGGCCGCCGCGTCCTGGAGCGTGAACGACGGCCTGATCTGGAGCCTGTACGTGGAGACGGGCGTCTTCATGATCCCCCGTTCTTGTGGGCGCGTGGCTTTCTGGGCTTCTTCGGCGCAGCGGCAGGCTTGGTTTCGGGGTCAGCCTTTGGCTCCGGAGCATGGTGCTTCTTCGGTTCAGGGGCTGCTTCCGGTACAACCTGGAGCTTCCGGGTTGACGGTGACGGTGTGGCTGGCGCAGTCAAGGAGGCCGTTTCGGTGGTGGCTGTTTGCGACAACGCGGCGAGGGACGCGGCCACGGAATGGTCCGGGTCCGTGTCCGGGACGCTATGCGCCCTCAAGACCACGAGTGATTTGGCCCCGACACCCAGGACTGCTTCTGCCTGAACGGGTTCCGTGTCGGCTCCGCCGCCGGCGGTGTCGATAATGATGTCCCAAGCAGGTGCGTATTCATCCGAGGGCACCTTGAAGCCGACTTCGTCGTCGTGGGCGTTGAAGTAGAGCAGGAAGTTGACGTCCGTGATGCGCCGTCCCTGGTTGTCCCGGCCGCGGATCCCGTCGCCGTTGAGGAACACGCCCACGGAGCGGCCGAAGCCGCTGTCCCAGTCCGACGGCGTCATGGTGGTTCCGTCGACGTCGAGCCATACGATGTCCGGAAGCCTCTCGCCTTCGCCCCGCAGCACCGGGCGTCCGTCGAAGAAGCGGCTGCGGCGGAAGGTGGGGTGCTTGGCGCGCAAAGCGCTGACCGCGGCTGTGAACTCCACGAGCGGCTGGTCCACGCTGTCCCAGTTGATCCAGGTCAGCTCGGAGTCCTGGCAGTAGCCGTTGTTGTTGCCCCGCTGCGTCCGGCCCAGCTCGTCACCGTGCAGCAGCATCGGGACACCCTGGGACAGGAGCATGGAGGCGATGAAGTTCCGCTGCTGGCGGGCACGAAGGCCCAGGACCTTGGGATCCTCCGTGGGTCCTTCGACGCCGCAGTTCCAGGAACGGTTGTGGGATTCGCCGTCGTTGTTGCCCTCGCCGTTCGCTTCGTTGTGCTTCTCGTTGTAGGACACCAGATCGGCCAGGGTGAAGCCGTCGTGGGCCGTGACGAAGTTGATGGAAGCCACCGGGCGGCGCCCCGAGTGCTCGTAAAGATCCGCCGACCCGGTCAACCGGGACGCGAACTCGCCCAGGGTGGACGGCTCGCCACGCCAGAAATCGCGCACCGTGTCCCGGTACTTGCCATTCCATTCCGTCCACTGCGGCGGGAAATTGCCCACCTGGTAGCCGCCCGGGCCGACGTCCCACGGCTCGGCGATCAGCTTGACCTGCGAAACCACCGGATCCTGCTGGATGAGCTCGAAGAAAGTCGACAGCTTGTCCACGTCATAGAACTCACGGGCCAGCGTGGACGCGAGGTCGAAGCGGAAACCATCCACATGCATTTCGGTGACCCAGTAACGCAGGGAATCCATGAGCAACTGCAAGGAATGCGGGCTGCGCACGTTCAGCGAGTTGCCCGTGCCCGTGTAGTCCATGTAGTGCTTCTCGTCGCCCTCCATCAGCCGGTAGTACGCGGAGTTGTCGATGCCCTTGAAGGACAGCGTCGGGCCAAGGTGGTTGCCTTCGGCGGTGTGGTTGTACACGACATCGAGAATGACCTCGATCCCGGCCCGGTGGAGGGACCGGACCATGGCCTTGAAGTCTTGCACCTGCTGGCCTGTATCGCCCTTGGAGCTGTAGCTGTTGTGCGGGGCAAAGAACCCGATCGTGTTGTAGCCCCAGTAGTTGTTCAGCCCCTTGTCCTGCAGGATGCCGTCGTTCGTGAACTGGTGGACGGGCATGAGTTCGATGGCCGTGACGCCGAGCTTCTGCAGGTGGGAAATGACCGACGGGTGGGCGACGCCGGCGTAGGTGCCGCGCTGCTCCTCCGGGACCTCGGGGTGGAGCTGGGTCAGGCCCTTGACGTGCGCCTCGTAAATCACGGAACGGTGGTACGGGATCCGCGGGAGGTGGTCCCCGTCCCAATCGAAGAACGGGTTGATGACCACGCCCATCATCATGTGCGGCGCGGAATCCTTGTCGTTGCGGGAGTCCGGATCCCCCATGTTGTACGAGAAAAGCGCCGGATCCCAGTCGATCTGCCGGTGGATGGCCTTGGCGTAAGGGTCCAGGAGGAGCTTGTTGGGATTGAAGCGCTGCCCGTTGGCAGGGTCATACGGACCATGCACGCGGTACCCGTACTTCTGGCCGGGCTGGACGTGCGGCAGGTAGCAATGCCATACGTAGCCGTCCACCTCGCTGACAGTGTAGGAAATCTCTTCTCCGTCGTCGTCGAAGAGACACAATTCCACCTTTTCCGCCTTCTCGCTGAACAGCGCGAAGTTGGTTCCCGTGCCATCGAAAGTAGCCCCCAACGGGTATGCGGATCCTGGCCAAACGTCCACGTGTTCTCCTTCATGTGCCGGATAACTTTCTGCCAGCCTAGCGAGACTAAGCGACTTTCACGGAACATCCGGGATCATCCGGCGCGATGTTCCCCGAGAAATCGGAACACATCGGGGACGGCCCGGGCAATATCGGAAGCGGTCACCGGCCCGCCCGCCGAGGCTGCGCTGCCTGCCATTCCGTGGATGCCCGCGCCGACGGCGGCTACCGCAGCCCAGCGCTCATCAGGGGCGATTCCCAACGCTGCGAAAGGTCCGTCGTCGTCCAGCCCGGATTCCGCGTACGCCGCAGCCAACGCGCCGACGATCCCGCCAAGGACGTCCCCGCTGCCTGCCGTTGACATCCACGGGCATCCATCCGACTGGCTGAAGACCGCCCCGGAAGGCGAGGCAACCACCGTTGTGGCACCTTTGAGCAAGACGACGGCACCGGTGTGCTCGGCCGCAAGCCGGGCGAAATGCACGGTCCGCGATTCCACGTCGTCCCGCGTGACGCGCACTTCGCCTCGGCCGAGAAGAGCCGCTAGCTCCCCGGCGTGCGGGGTGAGAATCCAGTTCGGCGGGCAGCGTTCCGGCAGGAGTTCCAGGGCTCCGGCGTCGACGACGGCGGGCTGGCCGGCGCTGGCTGCCGCGGCCAATACGTCGCGGGCTCGCTGGAGTTGTTCGGCTCCGTCCAGGCCAGGACCGAGCAGCCAGGCCTGGACCCGGCCGGGCCCCGCCGGCTCCCAGATGGCTTCGGGGGTTCGTGCCAGGACCTGCCGCGCCACGACTTCCGGGCCGAGATACCGCACCATTCCCGCACCGGCCGCGGAGGCGGCCTCGACACAGAGAGCCGCGGCCCCGGTGTAGCGCTCGGAACCTGCCACGATGCCCAGGACTCCTCTGGTGTACTTCTGGGCCCGACGCCCCGGCTCCGGAAGCACGGCGGCCAGGTCAGGTGCGGAGAAGCGGCGCAGGGCAGGTGCCGGAAGATGCTCCTCGACGCCGATGGGCACCAGGATCACCCGGCCGGCGCGGCCCTCGCCCGGGTCGGCCATCAGCCCGGCTTTGATTCCTCCGAATGCCACGGTCAGGCGCGCCGCCAATACAGGCCAGTGGACCTCGCCTGTGTCGGCGTCCAGTCCGCTGGGAGTATCGCAGGCCACCACCAGACTGGGCCTCAGCTCCTCCAGTGCGGCAATTAATTCCGCGGCCGGACCTCCGAGGCCGCCACGGGCGCCGGTGCCCAAGATGGCGTCGAGGATTGCGTCGTCGCCGGCGATCAGCACGGCCAGTTCTTCGGCGTTGTCCTGGTCCAAGACGTGGATGCGTCCGCCCGCGTCACGGAAGGCCGCGAGGGCCTCAGGATGGGCGGAACCGGCGGTGAGCACCGCCGTCGTGCGCATGCCGCGCCTCGCGAGCATTGCCGCGGCGAAAAGACCGTCCCCGCCGTTGTTGCCCTTGCCCGCCAGCACGGTGACGCTCGAGCCGTAAAGGCGGCGGCCTTCCGAACGCAGTTCACGCACGACGGCGTTTGCCAGTCCGTGCGCTGCGCGTTGCATGAGAACAGCGCCTTCGCCGGCATCAAGAAGCGGTTGTTCCGCTGCCCTGATCTGTGTTCCGGTGAAGGCGCTGATCATCGTTGCTTGTGCTGCTAGGCTTCGGCGATGACCATGGCTGTGGCGATTCCGCCGTCGTGGCTCATGGACACGTGCCAGCGCTTCACGCCCATGGACTCGGCAACTGCCAGCACGGTGCCCTTGACCTTGATGGTGGGGCCGTTCTGGTCGAGGCCGATCCAGCAGTCCTGCCAGTTCATGCCGGCCGGAGCCCCCAGGACCTTGGCTACGGCTTCCTTGGCCGCGAAGCGTGCGGCCAAGGACCGCGTGTTGAGTTCGCGTTCCGCGGGAACGAACAAACGGTCCCGGAGGCCCGGGGTCCGCTCGAGTTGGCGCCCGAAGCGCTCTATGTCTACGACGTCTACGCCTATGCCAACAATCATGCGGCTATTCTACGGTCACACTCTTGGCGAGGTTGCGCGGCTGGTCCACGTCGTATCCCTTGGCCTTGGCCAGCTCTGCAGCAAAAATCTGCAGCGGAACAGTGGTGAGAAGCGGCATCAGCAGGGTAGGCGTCTGAGGGACGTAGAAAACGTGCTCGGCGTACGCACGCACGGCTTCGTCGCCTTCTTCGGCGATCACCAGGGTACGCGCACCGCGGGCGCGGATTTCCTGGATGTTGCTGACGACCTTCGCATGGAGGGAATCGCGGCCCCGAGGCGAGGGAACCACCACAAAGACGGGCTGCCCTTCGTCGATCAAGGCAATCGGACCGTGCTTGAGCTCACCGGCTGCGAACCCTTCAGCATGGATGTACGCGATTTCCTTGAGCTTCAACGCGCCCTCGAGCGCTACCGGGAAGCCCACGTGGCGGCCTAGGAAGAGCACCGACTTCTCGTCCTTCATGCTGCGGGCGAGCTCGCGCAGGGGACCTGCGTTGTCGAGGATCTTCTGGATGTGGGCGGGAATCTTTCCAAGGTCCGCCAAGACGTCCTTGATCTGGCCGGAGAAGATGTTTCCCCGGAGCTGGGCGAGGTAGAGACCGAGCAGGTACGCGGCCGTGATCTGGGCCAGGAACGCCTTGGTGGAAGCGACGGCGATCTCCGGACCGGCGTGGGTGTAGAGAACAGCATCTGATTCGCGCGGGATGGTGGATCCGTTGGTGTTGCAGATCGAGATCGTCTTGGCGCCCTGTTCGCGGGCGTAACGGACGGCCATCAGGGTGTCCATGGTCTCGCCGGACTGGCTGATGGACACCACCAGGGTGTTGGCGTCCACGATCGGGTCGCGGTAGCGGAATTCGTGCGCGAGCTCCACCTCGGTGGGGATGCGGCACCAGTTTTCGATCGCGTACTTGGCGACCATCCCGGCGTATGCGGCCGTGCCACAGGCGAGGACGATGATTTTGTTGACCTGCTTCAGCAGCTCAGGGTCGATCCGAAGCTCGCTCAAGGTCAGCTGGCCGTTAATGTCGGAGCGGCCGAGGAGGGTCTGGGTGACTGCGTCCGGCTGGTCGTGGATTTCCTTCTCCATGAAGGAGCTGAAGCCACCCTTTTCCGCCGAAGCGGGGTCCCAGTCAACGTGGTATTCCTTGCCCTGGGCGGGTGCCCCGAAGAAGTCGGTGATCTCCACGGTCTCGGCGGTGATGGTGACGATCTGGTCCTGGCCCAGCTCGACGGCGCGGCGCGTGTGATCGATGAAACCGGACACGTCGGAGCCGAGGAAGTTCTCGCCCTCCCCCAGTCCAACAACAAGGGGGGAGTTGCGACGGGCGGCGACGACGACGTCCGGCCGCTCGGCGTGCACGGCGAGGAGCGTGAACGCGCCTTCGAGCCGCTGGCAGGCGAGCTGCATCGCTTTGGTGAGCTTGCCGTTGGAGGAGTCCCCGTTGAGCTGGTTCCGGAAAATATCGCCCAGGAGTGCTGCCGCTACCTCGGTGTCCGTCTCTGACTCGAAAGTGACACCCTTGGCGATGAGCTCCAGCTTGAGCTCGGCGAAGTTTTCGATGATTCCGTTGTGGATCATCGCCAAGCGTCCGCCATCCGCCAGATGCGGGTGGGCGTTCTGGTCGGTGGGTCCACCATGTGTGGCCCAGCGGGTGTGGCCGATGCCGGTCAACGAGTCCGGGAGCGGATTCACCTCGAGCTCGTTCAGCAGATTGCTTAGTTTTCCGGACTTCTTCCGGGCTGTGATGGTTCCATCAGCCACCACTGCAACTCCGGCTGAATCATAGCCCCGGTATTCAAGCCTCCGGAGTCCTTCAAGCACGACGTCGAGGGCCGAGTGCCCGGCATCTGCCCGGCGGGATGAATTGCCAACGTAACCTACGATTCCACACATGCCTACAAGAGTAGCGGGTGCCCCGTGAAATGGACGTAGGATATCCGGGCCCGCACGTAGGCCAGACCGCGGAATATGCCGGATAGCGCACCTTTTCCGGAGAGCATGCTCACACAAAATCTTCCCGCCGTTCATGCTGTATTTCCGGATCAGCCAACGGAGGGGCAGAATCTCTATAGTGACTTTGCAACGCAATGAAGCGAACGGCGACAGCTCCTCTCCGTTCGTGGAGCTGGACAGGCAGACGTGGTCCCGGCTGGGTGCACAGATGGAGCAGCCGCTTAACGAAGAGGACATCATCCGGCTTCGCGGGCTCGGCGATCCCCTGGACATGAAGGAAATCCGCGAGGTCTACCTTCCGCTCTCCCGCTTGTTGCACCTTTACGTCCAGGCATCACAACAGCTTCATGCAGCCACAACCACTTTCCTTGGCGAGCAGACCCAGCGCACGCCCTTCGTGATCGGCGTCGCAGGTTCGGTGGCGGTCGGTAAGTCCACTATTGCCCGCGTGCTGCGCGAGATGCTTCGGCGTTGGCCTGGCACCCCGAACGTCGAACTCATCACCACCGACGGCTTCCTGTACCCGCTCGCTGAGTTGAAGCGCCGGCATTTGCTTGAACGCAAGGGCTTTCCGGAGTCCTACGACCGCCGGGCCTTGCTTCGATTCGTGAGTGCGATCAAGGGGGGTGCCGAAGAGGTCCGCGCTCCTTGGTATTCGCACGTCACCTACGACATCGTCCCGGACAAGGAAGTGGTGGTCCGACGGCCTGATGTCCTCATTGTCGAGGGCCTCAATGTGTTGGCGCCCGCCCGTCCCCGGCAGGACGGCCGGCAAGGCTTGGCCCTGAGCGACTTCTTTGATTTCTCCATTTACGTTGACGCCAAGACCTCGTACATCGAAGACTGGTACGTGGACCGTTTCCGCAAGCTTCGAACCACG
This genomic interval from Arthrobacter sp. FW306-2-2C-D06B contains the following:
- a CDS encoding NAD(P)H-hydrate epimerase codes for the protein MISAFTGTQIRAAEQPLLDAGEGAVLMQRAAHGLANAVVRELRSEGRRLYGSSVTVLAGKGNNGGDGLFAAAMLARRGMRTTAVLTAGSAHPEALAAFRDAGGRIHVLDQDNAEELAVLIAGDDAILDAILGTGARGGLGGPAAELIAALEELRPSLVVACDTPSGLDADTGEVHWPVLAARLTVAFGGIKAGLMADPGEGRAGRVILVPIGVEEHLPAPALRRFSAPDLAAVLPEPGRRAQKYTRGVLGIVAGSERYTGAAALCVEAASAAGAGMVRYLGPEVVARQVLARTPEAIWEPAGPGRVQAWLLGPGLDGAEQLQRARDVLAAAASAGQPAVVDAGALELLPERCPPNWILTPHAGELAALLGRGEVRVTRDDVESRTVHFARLAAEHTGAVVLLKGATTVVASPSGAVFSQSDGCPWMSTAGSGDVLGGIVGALAAAYAESGLDDDGPFAALGIAPDERWAAVAAVGAGIHGMAGSAASAGGPVTASDIARAVPDVFRFLGEHRAG
- the glgX gene encoding glycogen debranching protein GlgX; amino-acid sequence: MDVWPGSAYPLGATFDGTGTNFALFSEKAEKVELCLFDDDGEEISYTVSEVDGYVWHCYLPHVQPGQKYGYRVHGPYDPANGQRFNPNKLLLDPYAKAIHRQIDWDPALFSYNMGDPDSRNDKDSAPHMMMGVVINPFFDWDGDHLPRIPYHRSVIYEAHVKGLTQLHPEVPEEQRGTYAGVAHPSVISHLQKLGVTAIELMPVHQFTNDGILQDKGLNNYWGYNTIGFFAPHNSYSSKGDTGQQVQDFKAMVRSLHRAGIEVILDVVYNHTAEGNHLGPTLSFKGIDNSAYYRLMEGDEKHYMDYTGTGNSLNVRSPHSLQLLMDSLRYWVTEMHVDGFRFDLASTLAREFYDVDKLSTFFELIQQDPVVSQVKLIAEPWDVGPGGYQVGNFPPQWTEWNGKYRDTVRDFWRGEPSTLGEFASRLTGSADLYEHSGRRPVASINFVTAHDGFTLADLVSYNEKHNEANGEGNNDGESHNRSWNCGVEGPTEDPKVLGLRARQQRNFIASMLLSQGVPMLLHGDELGRTQRGNNNGYCQDSELTWINWDSVDQPLVEFTAAVSALRAKHPTFRRSRFFDGRPVLRGEGERLPDIVWLDVDGTTMTPSDWDSGFGRSVGVFLNGDGIRGRDNQGRRITDVNFLLYFNAHDDEVGFKVPSDEYAPAWDIIIDTAGGGADTEPVQAEAVLGVGAKSLVVLRAHSVPDTDPDHSVAASLAALSQTATTETASLTAPATPSPSTRKLQVVPEAAPEPKKHHAPEPKADPETKPAAAPKKPRKPRAHKNGGS
- the glmS gene encoding glutamine--fructose-6-phosphate transaminase (isomerizing), which gives rise to MCGIVGYVGNSSRRADAGHSALDVVLEGLRRLEYRGYDSAGVAVVADGTITARKKSGKLSNLLNELEVNPLPDSLTGIGHTRWATHGGPTDQNAHPHLADGGRLAMIHNGIIENFAELKLELIAKGVTFESETDTEVAAALLGDIFRNQLNGDSSNGKLTKAMQLACQRLEGAFTLLAVHAERPDVVVAARRNSPLVVGLGEGENFLGSDVSGFIDHTRRAVELGQDQIVTITAETVEITDFFGAPAQGKEYHVDWDPASAEKGGFSSFMEKEIHDQPDAVTQTLLGRSDINGQLTLSELRIDPELLKQVNKIIVLACGTAAYAGMVAKYAIENWCRIPTEVELAHEFRYRDPIVDANTLVVSISQSGETMDTLMAVRYAREQGAKTISICNTNGSTIPRESDAVLYTHAGPEIAVASTKAFLAQITAAYLLGLYLAQLRGNIFSGQIKDVLADLGKIPAHIQKILDNAGPLRELARSMKDEKSVLFLGRHVGFPVALEGALKLKEIAYIHAEGFAAGELKHGPIALIDEGQPVFVVVPSPRGRDSLHAKVVSNIQEIRARGARTLVIAEEGDEAVRAYAEHVFYVPQTPTLLMPLLTTVPLQIFAAELAKAKGYDVDQPRNLAKSVTVE
- the treY gene encoding malto-oligosyltrehalose synthase; translation: MKTPVSTYRLQIRPSFTLQDAAALTGYLRELGVDWVYLSPILTAEEGSDHGYDVTDPSTVDASRGGAEGLAALSKAAREAGLGVLVDIVPNHMGVASPPQNAWWWSLLREGKASRYAEAFDVDWDFGGGKLRLPVLGSDDDLDKLEVVDGELRYFDHRFPLAEGSYAAGDDAGDVHARQHYELVGWRRADDELNYRRFFAVNTLAGIRVEIPWVYDEAHAEIARWFRDGLVDGLRIDHPDGLADPAGYLERLKETTAGSYLLVEKILEPGEELPENFNCEGTTGYDALADVDRLFVDPDAEVRLDALDARLRGTGSPVDYQAVIHGTKRRITDGILHSEILRLARLVPDSPKMRRPDVADALAETIASFHVYRSYLPYGKDTLVEAVERAARTRPELEQTLKALLPLLLDAGSELGRRFQQTSGMVMAKGVEDTAFFRYTRLGTLTEVGADPTEFALSGARFHERMVRRQALLPLSMTTLTTHDTKRSEDTRARISAISEAVDEWEAFVDRMQELAPIPDGPLAVLVWQAIAGAWPASRERLKGYVVKAAREAGNSTNWTEPNEGFEAKLASAVDAVFDVPEVTTALEEFVALVDPYGTSNSLSAKIVQLTMPGVPDVYQGTEFWDRSLTDPDNRRPVDFERRRAALAALDAGVQTEARDELAKLLLTSRALRLRRDRPELFDGYSAVNAEGPAAEHLIAFDRGALAAGGGAITLATRLPRKLQRNGGWQDTFIRLGSAVQDELTGNSYPAGEVHVARLLQRYPVALLVPIG
- a CDS encoding holo-ACP synthase, yielding MIVGIGVDVVDIERFGRQLERTPGLRDRLFVPAERELNTRSLAARFAAKEAVAKVLGAPAGMNWQDCWIGLDQNGPTIKVKGTVLAVAESMGVKRWHVSMSHDGGIATAMVIAEA
- the coaA gene encoding type I pantothenate kinase, coding for MLYFRISQRRGRISIVTLQRNEANGDSSSPFVELDRQTWSRLGAQMEQPLNEEDIIRLRGLGDPLDMKEIREVYLPLSRLLHLYVQASQQLHAATTTFLGEQTQRTPFVIGVAGSVAVGKSTIARVLREMLRRWPGTPNVELITTDGFLYPLAELKRRHLLERKGFPESYDRRALLRFVSAIKGGAEEVRAPWYSHVTYDIVPDKEVVVRRPDVLIVEGLNVLAPARPRQDGRQGLALSDFFDFSIYVDAKTSYIEDWYVDRFRKLRTTAFAQPESYFHRYATLSDAEAEATARGIWKRINEPNLEENVLPTRGRAQLVLTKDADHSIRRMLLRKV